The genomic DNA aagttcactgttgtatattattcccacggcaatttccCGACAGATCCGTGCCGCGTGAGCAGGTTAAACTGGAAAATGActgcagtttttatttcatttgaatcAGTTTAATGTGCCTCGTTAGTGTCTTTCAGATGAAAATGGTTCTCGCCCATATCACCTGACACTATCACCAGCTCCTTCCTCATTCTTTCAGAGAGTGAAGGACATAGACAATGGATGGCCTTGTggaacaaacatttatttatctatcagACACAGTGTCCACTTTGTGTCACATTCAGAGTTCCCTTCTGcgaataaataaaagcagcgGCGTGTCAAGCTGCGGAGCTGGGCGCTTCTTTTTTGGTGTGTCTGTGCATCATGTAGGCAGCCGCCGCTACGACCAAGACTCCATAAGTAGCCAGGACACACTGCAAGAGAGCAGAGACGTCATATGTGGGGAGAGTTCGCATTTAACAAAGTGTATTATGTGCATTTTCTTTACGTACATTCCGACGCCCCTGCAGAGTGAAGCTATTAAAGTATTTCCTCCGACCAGTCAGCTCTACATTAGCCGGGGCCTCAATGCCAAACAGCTGCCTCTGCAACACAATGACAGGAAGCGCAGTCAACTTAATCTATAAGTCACATTTACATTGACCGCATGCACGATCAATGTAAAACAAGTcaatgaaatgaaaggaaaacaatttacaacaacaccacaccctgaaccctaaccctgtccatgtccatgtcaaATGTGACAGTCATACACAACAGGCTATCACGTAAAAATGAATGTGAAACCATGCAATTTACGGGAACACGCAGTATAATTAGAGTTTGCACACGGGTCTGCTGCGCTCCGTCTTTGTGACTTCTTAAAATTTGTGACAGGAAACAATGTCAGTGACAGCTGAGgccaaagaaacaaaacagaagtcAGATACTTCTGCATGTTGAAACAGGCCGTTTGCTGACTGGCTTTGACgagacattttcaacatctgaATCAGACTCAAACGAACTATTCATCGGGCTGAACTCAGGCTAATCATCCTGACTTTCTGGATTTCATTCTCCTCAAACTCTTCAAAGTGTGATCAAAAGCTGTTTTTACTTGAATGCATACAGTAATATGCTGTATCTGCATCCTCCCACTGCTACATGCACAGAAATCTATGCAAAGCTGGGAAGTGCTGATAAACAATTTGACTTCCTTATGACTGTGGCTGAAAGTCTGTAAGATCATTTATGAACAAAGCTTGTGCCATTTTAATGTCACGCATATAACCCAGGCTTAAAAACAGTGAAGGTGCTGTAGTCCTGAGACATTAACATAAGATAAAGCCagtgggtggcagcagaggGCGACTGACGTGATGCTATTATAGCTTATTTAAGCAGTAGTGTGTGATAAAGTCATCATTTAATATAACTCTGTATGTATCATGAAGTTGTAAGTCAGATATAGATTTTGTGGAAATaccctttttcattttcttttttaaacgtTTCATACTTAATGAATTAAAGTTAAGCTCAGCCTGGGTTTGCTCGGCTCAAACTAGTTTGACCAATCAGATTGTCAGATTGTCAGATTGTCGTAGTCTTTGTGCTACACTAATTGTAACAATGTAATAATGATCTTAATCTGTTAGTCTGGAAAACAATTTCAAGTGTTGATCCTGATTCATTCTGACCAAGCATGAGACATCACCCACTGGTGAAACTCAACACCAAACTGCAAAGTCAAAACGAAAACTGATGAAAActgatatcgtatcgtatcgAATCATATGTATCGTAAAGCCTTATGGTCCAAacatatggaattagatttgtaccaaaagaaacaaacaaaaataggaATTTGAGAgaacataaaactaatttcgaAATATGTTCTCTCAAATTCCTGTTTCTGTTAGTGTCTTTTggcacaaatctaattccatacaaaCGGATGCAGTATTCTTATTGTGAAAAAAGGAACTTGCATTGTAAAGCCTCGAGATTCACGATTCCATAGGTTTATTactttattgtgatttttactgtacatgtgaagTTATAAAGTAGCTAAAGTCGCTATATACTCTATTATGGGCACTTCATGTCCACTATGTCTCACTGCGTTGTCCCTGATAAACAAAGATGAATAATAAattcaaataacaaataaataaaatataaaacaataattagagtcacctgatctaatttcactacaccagtgtgtgaatgtgaggaagaggaggatgacgagagaGTGAAGGATCTTATATTGAATAAAACTTTGATTGGTCtctttacaccactgtatttcaaCGCTGGTGTTAATCATGTTGCtttgagagctcagtattttcccAGGTGGTAGAAAATGGGtctaaaaagtttgagaaccactctCTCTGTGACACCTTGTGCTGTTGAGGAGACATTAAACCCTCAGTCAATCAAGTGAGGAAGtataggctcattttcccatagactgcCATTCAAATGGAGTCCTTTTTgtaaccagcagagtcgccccctggtggctaacggCTACTTCTTCCTGAGCTTcactttaaaaagaataaataaaatttgataactgatgttataaattcAGAGCTGCCCCCGTGGCCGTACAAGAGAGTACAAGTTTCAAGCACTTGCATTTTGTCCATGTTTAATAAAGCGTAGCAGCTGCAGCTCTTTTAAGGAGAATTCATCTTCATCAGCTGCCGGAGATGCTGGAAAACACCCAGCCCTCcttatgttttctttcattttgactGAATCAGGGTGGATGTGCGGTTTGAAGTGCTGTGTGCTCTTCAGCAAAGTGGTGTGGTTTAAAATTTCACGTCATGGGTGAGCTCTCGGTTTTCTCAGGCTCTTTATTATTCctttttgaacttttttttctgaaaagagGTCAGGTGGTTAACCAGATGTACGAGTGTCAAAACAACTTTCCCCCTTAacacctttttcttttgtaaaaccaaaaataacacTCCTGTGAAGCATGAATTCCCCTCAGAAGTTTACAGGGCGTGAAAAAATATAAAGGGAAAGTGATTATCGGGTTTACCAACTTTGACgacagtgaaaaaaataaatacacttcataggAACTCACAATGATTAGtatgaaatacatttacaaagaggAAAACGaagcacattttcattattttagttttataagCACACAGTTATTGTTTTCATCAACTATCATGACCTCGGCCCCGGACCttatttatagattatagacagaatataatactaaatatcaATGTAAGCTACTGTCATAAACAGTGACATTAGGTCATATATCAAGcttttacatttattgaatttaatgttaaattatatGGAGCTTGTTTTATGAACGAAATTGAATAAATATgtgattgtgattattttgacaggaattgtgattgcaatatcagagggaatggttatttttaaacctttaagctcattttcattggaaaaacatatttaaaatgataactgAGTGATatctgtgcagatctgtgagccTGTAGAATAAGATTTGTATAGAATGAGACCATAATTCATCTAAAAGGATTCCCTCCGGCTATATTGCAATGCATTCAcgttattatttacttaatttttttatgtaattttgtaacatgaatgtattttttttattgtcggCTGTATCATTCCATATCATGACAAAcacctttactttgaaattctatgAAATGTCATCATGAATATTGATTTGAAAGCTAGTTTAATTGTTTTCACGTGAGCAGCCGTCTCATGAACACACTGGATTAGATCTCAGGTGATTTGAGATTGAGACTAACCCAGTCATGGAATATGATTGACATCATGGTCAAACTCACTGTATGTGCATCCATCCAGGGTCTTCAGTCAGTCTCTCAAGATTGTATTTCATTGGGGTTTCCAGCTTGCTACTGCTGCCCCCAAGTGGACAGAATAATAACTGCATATGTTTGGGCATAATTAATGTCCCTTGAAAACTTACCCACCTATGTGAGAAATTCACACATCATAAGCCTGAAATATAGGCTTTATATGATGTACAATGCATGGCCATAATTACTTAGTTTATTGTATATATGACTTGAAATATGAATAATAGTTTCCTGACTGTATTCAATATGTTTATGTACTTCTGTAATGTGAGTTAAATTAATAGGTGAAAATTATTTAATTGGCTTCTAACAATATGGGTTTCTCTAAGGCTGATCTTAGACATCTACAATGTATagatttataatatatatatgtgtctggttttatttttatttcatataatttcatatttcatataatACAACAGTTCAATTGGTTGAAttccaaaataaatgtaatatgatttatttgttaaaatggATGGAAGTGTCTATAAATGGAGATGAACGCTTCTCACCTTCACCTCTGTTATGAGATGACCGAAGCTCGTGAGGGGGATCCGCGTCTTCACGGGAGACGTGGGCATTTCTGCAGCAAACTGTTGGAATCCAAACGTCACAACACGTTACATTGTTTGTAacctgtcattaaaaaaacattaaagtgGACATTTTCACCGCAGCGGCATCATATTTACTTACTGTTCCACACaacgaggaggacgagggacACCGACTTACACAATGTCGTGTCTGACCAATCACGTGTAGCCGTTCGTGGTGCTGACCAATGAGCTGCGGCGTGGTGGGCGGGGCCTGTGTGTGGTTATCTAAACGTCAGTTCAGTCACTACTCTTTATGGCCACAAGAGAGCGCAAGATTAAAGTTTATCAGTCAGTGTTATCGgagcatgtttgtttatttaaaccaccaccaccattaaTTTATACATCATAtcaatttattgtttatttatttgtgctgGTCctgagttatatatatatatgtttttacatgaatgaaaataagGTGAACCTGGAAGTattgttatcattttaaatatttttactaTTGTTATTGATGTGACtgatattttgcttttttttgtccaaaaacacatgtggtatgttgtacatgtttttaGTGCCAGTTAATATAGTATAGGGTGTCCTGGAtgttctgtttattttattctatgtgCTTCAATAATGTATAGTTATAGTATAgttgttttagtttattttggtCCCCttctgtcattattatcattatcgttattattattattattattattctttggctttgcggtcatttttgaagAGGTTAACATACATAAAAACtcttatcattatcatcattataatggttattattattattaggacaGGGAAGAAGTGCATAGTGTTGGAATGACCTACATGTCTGTCTTTGATTCCTTTGTCTGGTTTCAGAAGAAAATTGTCCACTAATTGCAcaatatttgaatgttttatatttttaaagacGTAATGCTAACATTGTTTTAATGCTTCACTGGCATCATCCTTCATCCATGTTTTAATTgcttgttttgtatttattacaaATTTTCTCAAAATGTATTCCTTAGAAAAGGGGTTATTAAtctcaatattttcaaacattttccttCTTTAGCCTTCAGTAAACCAGTTATTCCTGTAATTGGCTGAAGGTTTGTGCGAGTGCTATAGAACTAGAACATGATTgtgaaatcaatcaatcaatcaatcaatcaatcaatcaatcaatcaatcaatcaatcaatcaatacttTATATGGTGTTTTAATACAGTTCTCCGTCCATTTTAATGGCCGCTTTACTCACAATAAGGCCTATGAGTAAACTTAGCTCAGGCCAGCTGCACCTCTCTGAACGTGTCTCTATGACAGTGAGTGCAGAAAAATGCAGTTAGTGTGATGAGTCCTGTAATCTGCAGCTTACTGAGCCAGAGAGCAGACGGTGAGTGTGACCTGTGGCTCAGGTCAGTTTAACACTTGCTCTAAAAGCTCATAAAAGTGACAATGCAGTTTGAAGTACATTAAATAATTTCTGTTGTTTACCTTTGCAACGTAGTATCCAATCCAGTCCAACTTCATTTctaaatcactttaaaacaaccacagtggaccaaagtgctgtacacaataaataaaagacatagaAGCTCATGTGAGGCAATAAGATACAAAACAGTCAAACaataaaccacaataaaaacagagcaaataacattaaatagaaataacatcaacaacttaAACAGTGTCAAAGGCAGGGTTGTCATGTAACAAAGTATAAATACTTTTTaagtactttactttgttatttatacttATAGCAACTTCTGTTACTCCACTACAtgtcctctaactctctttgttactcattactaccaaataaaatcagaagaagaagagttggtattatggtctgtatttatatagagcccATTCACTCATCTCTCATACCAtggagttaagtgtcttgctcaaggacacatgtagactaACAGAACcaagaattgaacccacaaccttccagttgaactCGCCCTACCATTGAGCTACCATGGCTTcttcagtcattttctggtaagatacttgtacttttactcaagtatcccctTTCAAGATCACcaccaacaataataatttgtgTGTAATAATACAGTCAACCAATCCTGCAGGAGCAGTGCTTTGCAAAGCATTTCCACAGCGGAGAAGGGCAGAAACTTGAGGAAGGTTTCATACACAACAAACAAGATGTTTGagtacaaaagacacacacacacacacacatatatataaaacatccAGTTGACGagtgaggtcagaggtgaacggacagacagacggactgCATCGGCAGACAGCCTCATCTTGTTCCACTCTTCTCAGGACGGAGGAAATACACAGCAGATGAATCCATGAACCAAACCGAACCTGCATGTCAACAGTTCAGAGCGATGGCGGTGCAATGGTGCGAGGAAGGTTAATTGGCGCACCTTGGGCCCTAAACAATGCATCATCATAGGAATGTCTCTGCGCATTCATCCTGACTGTGCGTCACTTTTATGCCACAAGGCAAAAATAACGACTTCTCCGTGTTTTGCTGGCCTCCCCAGTCGTCGCATCTAAATGGCTTGGACGTGGTAGAGCAGCAGCTTTGGCAGCGTGATTGTGCGGCTGACAAATCTGCAGATCGTGTGGGATGCACGGTATCAACACGGACCAGAATCTCAAAGGAAAGTTTCCAACACATGCACGAAGCGCTGAGGCTATTTTGAGAAAACTGGGAGTCCCTATCTGGTAATTAGTATGCTCTACCTTATAAATTGCTCAGCGAGTCTTTGAACCAAAGGAAATTGCTGCTCAGCAGGTCTGCAGCAGTTAAAAGCTCTTTATCTTATTTAACTCGTGGAGGTACTTCTCCCAATTGAAAGGCGAGGGAGAGCGTCCACTCTGCATAAAACCTATTCATCTGTGCACAAGATGGAaaagtcaaaacacacacactctaattcATTCCTGCAGTCAAGATATTTTCGTCCTGTCCATGAGACCAGCTCCACTCCACAAACAAATACTTCAAATTTCCCCTGTGGTTGACTgacattttacaaatgtttgtcCAATTATAACTTGCATGTACCTGCATGCATGTCTCTTGTGCTTCT from Solea solea chromosome 10, fSolSol10.1, whole genome shotgun sequence includes the following:
- the LOC131467196 gene encoding ATP synthase membrane subunit K, mitochondrial-like; amino-acid sequence: MPTSPVKTRIPLTSFGHLITEVKRQLFGIEAPANVELTGRRKYFNSFTLQGRRNCVLATYGVLVVAAAAYMMHRHTKKEAPSSAA